The proteins below come from a single Angustibacter sp. Root456 genomic window:
- a CDS encoding sugar phosphate nucleotidyltransferase — MMAVLLAGGLGTRLRPYTMTIPKPLLPLGDKATMEIVLGQLAAQRFTDVVITLGHMPDLVKAMLGDGARFGLRIRYVIEDQPLGTAGSLRLVDNLGLLDDTFLVMNGDLLTTIDYGGLVREQHDRREAATVVLTRRDVAIDYGVVYVDDDGNLDRYDEKPVLHHHVSTGVYALDRAVVQHVPAGRFDMPDLVRALVAAGDGVHCHITQEYWQDIGRFDDYQRASADFVADPGRFLPDATPSAS, encoded by the coding sequence ATGATGGCGGTGTTGCTCGCCGGGGGGCTCGGCACGCGCTTGCGACCGTACACGATGACGATCCCCAAGCCTCTGCTGCCTTTGGGCGACAAGGCGACCATGGAGATCGTCCTCGGTCAGCTCGCCGCGCAGCGCTTCACTGACGTCGTGATCACGTTGGGACACATGCCCGACCTGGTCAAGGCGATGCTTGGCGACGGCGCTCGCTTCGGTCTGCGGATCCGCTATGTCATCGAGGACCAGCCCCTCGGCACCGCGGGGTCGCTGCGTCTTGTCGACAACCTGGGGCTGCTCGACGACACCTTCCTGGTCATGAATGGAGATCTGCTGACTACGATCGACTACGGCGGCCTCGTGCGCGAGCAGCACGACCGACGTGAGGCCGCCACGGTCGTCTTGACCCGCCGCGACGTCGCGATCGACTACGGAGTCGTCTACGTCGACGACGACGGCAACCTCGACCGGTACGACGAGAAGCCGGTGCTGCACCACCACGTCAGCACCGGGGTCTACGCCCTTGACCGCGCCGTGGTGCAGCACGTTCCTGCCGGCCGTTTCGACATGCCCGACCTCGTGAGAGCTCTTGTTGCCGCTGGCGACGGCGTGCACTGCCACATCACCCAGGAGTACTGGCAGGACATCGGCCGCTTCGACGACTACCAGCGCGCGAGCGCCGACTTCGTCGCTGACCCCGGCCGCTTCCTGCCCGACGCGACTCCCTCGGCGTCGTGA
- a CDS encoding carbohydrate ABC transporter permease, translating into MSGLSRRTPHRSRLGDVGAYVVLLAAAALTLGPFLLSLMTAVKTPLQFASEPALSLPSPVTGENFSELFGGRYDFLSPVVVTAQVVVVILVGQLLFSVLAAFAFARLSFPGRDALFWVYLATLMVPQIVTIIPLYAMFAQMGLRNTFWALVLPQVFGSPYAIFLLREYFRAIPEDLVSAARLDGCNTLQVLRHVIVPVSRPILATLAIITIVSHWNNFLWPLVITSGPKWRTLTLATANLQSQYNGHWTLVMAATTVAIVPLLVLFLAFQRHVVRSITITGFK; encoded by the coding sequence GTGAGCGGGCTCAGCCGGCGCACGCCGCACCGCAGCCGCCTCGGCGACGTCGGCGCGTACGTCGTCCTGCTCGCGGCGGCGGCGCTGACCCTCGGGCCGTTCCTGCTCAGCCTCATGACGGCGGTGAAGACGCCGCTGCAGTTCGCGTCCGAACCCGCGCTGTCGTTGCCGTCGCCGGTCACTGGCGAGAACTTCAGCGAGCTGTTCGGCGGCCGGTACGACTTCCTGTCGCCGGTCGTGGTGACGGCGCAGGTCGTCGTCGTCATCCTCGTCGGGCAGCTCCTGTTCTCGGTGCTCGCGGCGTTCGCGTTCGCGCGCCTGTCGTTCCCTGGCCGCGACGCGCTGTTCTGGGTGTATCTCGCGACGCTGATGGTGCCGCAGATCGTCACGATCATCCCGCTGTACGCGATGTTCGCGCAGATGGGGTTGCGCAACACGTTCTGGGCGCTGGTGCTGCCGCAGGTGTTCGGGTCGCCGTACGCGATCTTCCTGCTGCGCGAGTACTTCCGGGCCATCCCTGAGGACCTCGTGAGTGCGGCCCGGCTCGACGGGTGCAACACGCTGCAGGTGCTGCGGCACGTGATCGTGCCGGTGAGCCGGCCGATCCTGGCGACCCTCGCGATCATCACGATCGTCTCGCACTGGAACAACTTCCTGTGGCCGCTCGTGATCACCAGCGGGCCGAAGTGGCGCACGCTCACGCTCGCCACCGCCAACCTGCAGTCGCAGTACAACGGCCATTGGACGCTCGTCATGGCCGCCACGACGGTGGCCATCGTGCCGCTGCTCGTCCTGTTTCTGGCGTTTCAGCGCCATGTCGTCCGGTCGATCACGATCACCGGATTCAAATGA
- a CDS encoding carbohydrate ABC transporter permease: MSGGRRETGTAYALLAPSLFGITAFLVLPILVVLWLSLNHWDLISSAQWVGLRNWHEVLTDAAFGRSLVITAVFVLLVIPVEVVLGLFAASLLTRGLPGSPAFRVIYVLPWICAPLVLGVVWRWILAPTDGALNALIGHRVEWLADPALALPSVAAVTVWTQVGYVTLFFAAGLQNIPAHLIEAARIDGAGPWQTFWRIKLPLLRPTMFFVLVTGVISSFQVFDSIYALTPQGGPEGVTDVIAGRIYYQAFQSRNIGEASVMALVLFTVLVVITVGQQRWFSRRTTYDLST; the protein is encoded by the coding sequence GTGAGCGGCGGACGGCGCGAGACCGGCACGGCGTACGCCCTGCTGGCCCCCAGCCTGTTCGGGATCACCGCGTTCCTCGTGCTGCCGATCCTCGTGGTGCTGTGGCTCAGCCTGAACCACTGGGACCTCATCTCGTCGGCGCAGTGGGTTGGTCTGCGGAACTGGCACGAGGTGCTCACCGACGCCGCGTTCGGCCGCTCGCTGGTGATCACCGCCGTCTTCGTGCTGCTGGTGATCCCGGTCGAGGTGGTGCTCGGGCTCTTCGCGGCCAGCCTGCTGACGCGCGGGTTGCCGGGCTCGCCGGCGTTCCGGGTGATCTACGTCCTGCCGTGGATCTGCGCGCCGCTGGTGCTCGGCGTCGTGTGGCGCTGGATCCTCGCTCCCACCGACGGCGCGCTGAACGCGCTCATCGGGCACCGGGTCGAGTGGCTCGCCGATCCCGCGCTCGCGCTGCCGTCGGTGGCCGCGGTGACGGTCTGGACCCAGGTCGGGTACGTCACCCTCTTCTTCGCCGCGGGCCTGCAGAACATCCCGGCCCATCTCATCGAGGCCGCGCGGATCGACGGCGCGGGCCCCTGGCAGACCTTCTGGCGGATCAAGCTGCCGCTCCTGCGCCCCACGATGTTCTTCGTGCTCGTCACCGGCGTCATCAGCAGCTTCCAGGTCTTCGACTCCATCTACGCGCTGACGCCGCAAGGCGGCCCCGAGGGCGTCACCGACGTCATCGCCGGGCGGATCTACTACCAGGCCTTCCAGTCGCGCAACATCGGGGAGGCCTCGGTGATGGCGCTGGTGCTCTTCACGGTGCTGGTGGTCATCACCGTCGGTCAGCAGCGCTGGTTCAGCCGGCGCACGACGTACGACCTGTCGACGTGA
- a CDS encoding ABC transporter substrate-binding protein, with product MRTRLTAVAATALLALGAAACSPSSSGGDDTKDAAGKTTVTVRLWDDQVAKAYEASFAEFTKKNPDITVKLNLVPYADYFTKLPLDVSSGDIDDVFWLNSSPFGALADSGALMNIDQALPDEKSGWVQAAVEQYTRNGTMWGVPALTDGRIVLYYNKDLVSKAGVDVSNLTWKPDDPSSDTFLKAAQKLTKDDSGKTADQPGFNPKKLAQYGFNAANDLQGIYYNFIGSNGGRFQADDGTFTFAEPKSAEAIQYLVDLINKYHVAPPASDTNDNGDFSRDKFIQGKMGMFESGTYNLKNVNDGAKFDWGVAPIPAGPAGRVSVVNSVIAAGYAKTPHKDATIKVLKWLGSPEGASYVGKSGAALPAVTGAQQAYYDFWKSANVDMSQFGEAGGTKTIPAPFGPKFGDGANAYSPIFKDIFAGRTPVQSGLQKAQQAANAAIK from the coding sequence ATGAGAACCCGACTGACCGCTGTCGCGGCCACAGCCCTTCTGGCGCTGGGGGCTGCGGCCTGCTCGCCGTCATCGTCCGGCGGCGACGACACCAAGGACGCCGCCGGCAAGACGACCGTCACGGTGCGCCTGTGGGACGACCAGGTCGCCAAGGCGTACGAGGCGTCCTTCGCCGAGTTCACCAAGAAGAACCCCGACATCACGGTGAAGCTCAACCTGGTGCCCTACGCCGACTACTTCACCAAGCTGCCGCTCGACGTCTCCAGCGGCGACATCGACGACGTCTTCTGGCTCAACAGCTCGCCGTTCGGTGCGCTGGCCGACAGCGGCGCCCTGATGAACATCGACCAGGCGCTCCCCGACGAGAAGTCCGGCTGGGTGCAGGCGGCGGTCGAGCAGTACACCCGCAACGGCACCATGTGGGGCGTGCCGGCGCTCACCGACGGCCGGATCGTCCTCTACTACAACAAGGACCTCGTCTCGAAGGCCGGCGTCGACGTCTCGAACCTGACCTGGAAGCCCGACGACCCGTCGTCCGACACCTTCCTGAAGGCGGCGCAGAAGCTCACGAAGGACGACTCGGGCAAGACCGCCGACCAGCCGGGCTTCAACCCCAAGAAGCTGGCGCAGTACGGCTTCAACGCGGCCAACGACCTGCAGGGCATCTACTACAACTTCATCGGGTCCAACGGCGGCCGGTTCCAGGCGGACGACGGCACCTTCACCTTCGCTGAGCCGAAGAGCGCCGAGGCGATCCAGTACCTGGTCGACCTGATCAACAAGTACCACGTCGCCCCGCCGGCGTCGGACACGAACGACAACGGCGACTTCAGCCGCGACAAGTTCATCCAGGGCAAGATGGGGATGTTCGAGTCGGGTACCTACAACCTGAAGAACGTCAACGACGGCGCCAAGTTCGACTGGGGCGTCGCGCCGATTCCCGCCGGCCCGGCCGGTCGGGTGAGCGTCGTCAACAGCGTCATCGCCGCGGGCTACGCCAAGACGCCGCACAAGGACGCCACCATCAAGGTGCTGAAGTGGCTCGGTTCGCCCGAGGGCGCGTCGTACGTCGGCAAGTCCGGTGCCGCGCTGCCCGCCGTCACCGGCGCGCAGCAGGCGTATTACGACTTCTGGAAGAGCGCGAACGTCGACATGTCGCAGTTCGGCGAGGCCGGGGGCACCAAGACCATCCCGGCGCCGTTCGGTCCGAAGTTCGGTGACGGCGCCAACGCCTACTCGCCGATCTTCAAGGACATCTTCGCCGGCCGCACGCCGGTGCAGAGCGGGCTGCAGAAGGCGCAGCAGGCCGCCAACGCCGCGATCAAGTAA